A region of Oncorhynchus masou masou isolate Uvic2021 chromosome 29, UVic_Omas_1.1, whole genome shotgun sequence DNA encodes the following proteins:
- the LOC135520266 gene encoding sterol regulatory element-binding protein cleavage-activating protein-like isoform X1, giving the protein MAMDCIGSSDAFKLGILGSIVRRSLDAPRRSVLTHPRTAPPDGRQLTPPPRMTVRERLREKISAAFYRHGLLCASYPVPIILFTSASILACCYPLLRLPLPGTGPVEFTTRVRDYTVPSHEPQGDLGERPDWYRGPPVAYIQPVLVKAAVSPWDSTLVPVDVFRSPLGRVFSLLEEIRNHVHDDGSGVRSLEALCLQVTDLLPGLRRMQRVLPEHGCLLVSPGNYWQNQRELFDSDPDLLKTVHQHEPKGLHTSATLRDLLFGVPVKHTGVSLYSRKRVVTYTITMVLGSYDTRFLSSLRARLRQLHPSVNCSLREDHMVHVHFKEEIGMAELIPLVTTYIILFAYIYFSTRKIDMVKSKWGLALAAVVTVLSSLLMSVGLCTLFGLTPTLNGGEIFPYLVVVIGLENVLVLTKSVVSTPVDLEVKLRIAQGLSNESWSIMKNMATELCIILIGYFTLVPAIQEFCLFAVVGLVSDFFLQMFFFTTVLSIDIRRMELADLNRRLPAEAGIPLPKPGPLRPREAPPPPRPSPHTITLQTPAFRNLRLPKRLRVVYFLARTRLAQRFIMVGTVIWIGILAYTDPAGLRTYLAAQVSEQSPLGEGGAGGLPPHLGVAPVFPGPGGDPAGTLSVLPAPAEPTPLPENQSQGHHGAPGEGVPLVPQISWGAEDEEGWRRLSFRHWPSLFSYYNITLAKRYISILPVIPITLHLSPREAIETRHPQDTRHPPPPSLKTNDLPADLTLYKVAALGLAAGVLLVLLLFCLYRVLCSRNYGQNGVAHGRRRRGDLPCDDYGYSPPISEISPLLLCGHSMDIECLASDGMLLASCCLAGQIRVWDTQTGDCLTVIPKHGLRRSSSSGCWEQRDGWDAVGVAEPENLGGGTEPGGGVFDEDEGYPLRRRTTPRPALFENQPDLTPLIDTNFDSQPPSHLLLTPPKDGFDFGGLVEKAYLEHEPPSPGLTASYPSSSPLSGPPPQRRRSLGYIQPPAPQGQESPDWESAVWAMELRGNLIAAGRSNGKLELWDAVEGSLRCSNEDGVSGITALAFLNNRIVAARLDGSLDFFTVDINKPLGLLQYRGPPGRSNMPPSPCYSSEDVISCLLTRSVQCAHQKPITVLRAAAGRVVTGSQDHTVRVYRLEDSCCLFTLQGHSGGITAIYIDQTMVLASGGQDGAICLWDVLTGSRVSHVYGHRGDVTSLVCTTSCVISSGLDDLICIWDRSTGIKLYSIQQEVGCGASLGVISESLLVTGGQGCVSFWDLNFGDLLQTVYLGQSSDGQGVRQLVVLNNAAIVCDFGSELSLVYVPAVLEKLD; this is encoded by the exons ATGGCAATGGACTGTATAGGATCTAGTGATGCCTTCAAACTGGGGATTTTAGGAAGCATCGTTAGGAG GTCCCTGGATGCCCCGCGGCGCTCGGTCCTCACCCACCCGCGCACGGCGCCCCCCGATGGCCGGCAGCTGACCCCGCCCCCCAGGATGACGGTGAGAGAGCGGCTGCGGGAGAAGATCTCGGCGGCGTTCTACCGCCACGGGCTGCTTTGCGCATCCTATCCGGTGCCCATCATCCTCTTCACCTCCGCCAGTATCCTCGCCTGCTG ttACCCCCTGCTGCGGCTGCCTCTGCCGGGAACCGGGCCGGTGGAATTCACCACACGGGTCCGAGATTACACCGTCCCTTCCCATGAGCCCCAGGGAGACCTCGGCGAGAGGCCTGACTGG TATCGGGGTCCTCCGGTGGCCTACATCCAGCCGGTCCTGGTGAAGGCAGCTGTGTCTCCCTGGGACAGTACGCTGGTCCCCGTGGATGTGTTCCGCTCCCCACTGGGCCGCGTATTCAGCCTGCTGGAGGAGATCCGCAACCATGTACACGACGACGG TTCTGGGGTCAGGAGCTTGGAGGCGCTCTGCCTGCAGGTGACGGACCTGTTGCCGGGGTTACGGCGTATGCAGAGAGTGCTGCCGGAGCACGGTTGTCTGCTGGTCTCCCCCGGCAACTACTGGCAGAACCAGCGGGAGCTGTTTGACTCTGACCCCGACCTGCTGAAGACCGTCCACCAGCACGAACCCAAAGGACTGCACACCTCCGCCACactgagag acctgCTGTTTGGCGTCCCGGTGAAACACACAGGGGTGAGTCTGTACAGCAGGAAGAGGGTGGTCACCTACACCATCACCATGGTCCTGGGCAGCTACGACACCAGGTTCCTGTCTAGCCTGCGGGCGCGTCTCCGCCAGCTACACCCCTCGGTGAACTGCAGCCTACGCGAGGACCACATGGTGCACGTGCACTTCAAGGAGGAGATAGGCATGGCTGAGCTCATCCCTCTGGTCACCACCTACATCATACTGTTTGCCTACATCTACTTCTCCACAC GTAAGATTGACATGGTGAAGTCAAAATGGGGCTTGGCGCTTGCTGCCGTGGTAACAGTGCTCAGCTCTCTGCTTATGTCTGTGGGGCTCTGCACCCTGTTCGGCCTGACGCCCACACTCAATGGAGg tgagaTCTTCCCCTATCTGGTGGTGGTGATAGGGCTGGAGAACGTCCTGGTTCTCACCAAGTCTGTGGTGTCCACCCCTGTTGACCTGGAGGTCAAACTACGCATTGCTCAGg GCCTTAGTAATGAGAGCTGGTCTATCATGAAGAACATGGCCACAGAGCTGTGCATCATCCTCATAGGATATTTCACCCTGGTGCCTGCtatccag GAGTTCTGTCTGTTTGCTGTGGTGGGGCTGGTGTCTGACTTCTTCCTTCAGATGTTTTTCTTCACCACAGTTCTTTCCATTGACATCCGACGCATGGAg TTGGCCGATCTGAACCGGCGTCTTCCGGCCGAGGCGGGGATCCCCCTTCCCAAACCGGGCCCCCTGCGCCCTCGGGAGGCGCCTCCTCCCCCACGGCCctcaccccacaccatcaccctGCAGACGCCCGCCTTCAGGAACCTGCGCCTGCCCAAGAGGCTCCGTGTGGTCTACTTCCTGGCCCGCACGCGTCTGGCCCAGCGCTTCATCATG GTGGGTACAGTGATCTGGATTGGCATCCTGGCCTACACGGACCCCGCTGGCCTCCGTACCTACCTGGCAGCCCAGGTGTCTGAGCAGAGCCCCCTGGGGGAGGGCGGGGCCGGGGGTCTGCCCCCGCACCTGGGAGTAGCCCCGGTCTTCCCTGGACCAGGAGGGGACCCCGCCGGCACCCTCAGTGTCCTCCCCGCCCCCGCTGAACCCACCCCGCTTCCAGAGAACCAGTCCCAGGGCCACCACGGGGCCCCCGGGGAAGGAGTACCCCTGGTGCCCCAGATCAGCTGGGGGGCGGAGGATGAGGAGGGCTGGAGGAGGCTGTCTTTCAGACACTGGCCCTCGCTCTTCagctactataatattactctggCAAAGAG ATACATCAGCATCCTGCCTGTCATCCCCATCACGCTCCACCTGAGCCCCCGGGAGGCCATCGAGACACGTCACCCCCAGGACACACGCCACCCCCCGCCGCCCAGCCTCAAAACTAACGACCTGCCCGCAGACCTCACGCTCTACAA GGTAGCAGCTCTGGGCCTGGCGGCAGGGGttctgctggtgctgctgctctTCTGTCTCTACCGGGTCCTCTGTTCCCGCAACTACGGCCAGAACGGCGTGGCCCACGGACGTCGTCGTCGCGGTGACCTGCCCTGCGACGACTACGGCTACTCGCCACCCATCAGCGAGATCTCCCCCCTGCTGCTGTGTGGACACAGCATG gatatAGAGTGTCTGGCGAGTGACGGCATGCTGTTGGCCAGTTGTTGTCTGGCAGGACAGATCCGTGTGTGGGACACTCAGACTGGAGACTGCCTCACCGTCATTCCTAAACatgg gctGCGGCGGAGTAGCAGCAGTGGCTGCTGGGAGCAGCGGGATGGTTGGGACGCTGTGGGTGTGGCTGAACCTGAGAATCTGGGGGGCGGGACAGAACCAGGGGGCGGGGTTTTCGACGAGGACGAGGGCTACCCCCTCAGGCGTCGGACCACCCCACGTCCTGCCCTCTTTGAGAACCAACCCGACCTCACCCCCCTCATCGACACCAACTTCGACTCCCagcccccctcccacctcctcctcaccccgCCCAAGGATGGCTTTGACTTCGGGGGGCTGGTGGAGAAGGCCTACCTGGAGCACGAGCCTCCCTCGCCGGGCCTCACTGcctcctacccctcctcctcacccctgtCGGGACCCCCACCCCAGAGGAGACGCAGCCTGGGGTACATCCAGCCCCCTGCTCCACAGGGCCAGGAATCCCCGGACTGGGAAAGCGCCGTGTGGGCCATGGAGCTCCGGGGGAACCTCATCGCTGCTGGGAGGAGCAACGGCAAACTAGAG CTGTGGGACGCAGTGGAGGGCTCGTTACGCTGCAGTAATGAAGACGGCGTCTCGGGGATCACGGCCCTGGCCTTCCTCAACAACAGGATCGTGGCGGCCAGACTCGACGGTTCTCTAGACTTCTTCACTGTCGACATCAACAAGCCTCTGGGCTTACTGCAATACAGAG GTCCCCCCGGGCGTAGTAACATGCCGCCCTCGCCCTGCTACAGCAGTGAGGATGTGATCTCATGCCTGCTGACACGCTCGGTGCAGTGTGCCCACCAGAAACCCATCACGGTGCTGCGAGCCGCTGCCGGCAGAGTGGTCACGGGCAGCCAGGACCACACTGTCAGG GTGTATCGTCTGGAGGACTCATGCTGTCTCTTCACGCTCCAGGGCCACTCTGGGGGAATCACTGCCATCTACATAGACCAG ACCATGGTTCTGGCCAGTGGGGGGCAGGACGGAGCAATCTGTCTGTGGGATGTGCTGACGGGCAGCCGGGTGAGCCACGTGTACGGTCACCGCGGCGACGTGACGTCACTGGTGTGCACCACATCGTGCGTGATCAGCAGCGGCCTCGACGACCTCATCTGCATCTGGGACCGCAGCACGGGCATCAAGCTCTACTCCATACAGCag GAGGTGGGCTGTGGTGCCAGTCTGGGGGTGATCTCTGAGTCTCTCCTGGTGACAGGGGGCCAGGGCTGTGTGTCCTTCTGGGACCTGAACTTCGGGGACCTCCTCCAGACGGTCTACCTGGGCCAGAGCAGCGACGGCCAGGGGGTCCGCCAGCTCGTGGTGCTGAACAACGCCGCCATCGTCTGCGACTTTGGCTCCGAGCTCAGCCTGGTCTACGTACCCGCGGTGCTGGAGAAGCTGGACTGA